In one Sesamum indicum cultivar Zhongzhi No. 13 linkage group LG12, S_indicum_v1.0, whole genome shotgun sequence genomic region, the following are encoded:
- the LOC105175233 gene encoding SNF1-related protein kinase regulatory subunit beta-2 has translation MGNANGREEGGGSDSASGVDETAAPQVSMADQDVVQGGGEYMGQSPPPSPRASQSPLMFRPQMPVVPLQRPDELHIPSPSWMQTSSGYEDMYDEQGVPTMITWSYGGKEVAVEGSWDDWKSRKPLQKSGKDFTIMKVLPSGVYQYRFLVDGQRRYSPDQPWEQDDSGNAYNILDLQDYVPEDIDSISGFEPPQSPDSSYNNLQLGQEDFAKEPPMVPPHLNLTLLNAPSPQMEIPPPYSRPQHVVLNHLYMHRDRSRPSVVALGSTNRFLSKYVTVVLYKSIQR, from the exons ATGGGTAATGCAAATGGAAGAGAAGAGGGTGGTGGCAGCGACAGCGCATCTGGGGTGGATGAGACTGCTGCGCCGCAGGTTAGCATGGCCGATCAAGATGTTGTGCAGGGTGGTGGTGAGTATATGGGTCAGTCCCCCCCTCCAAGTCCTAGGGCTTCCCAATCTCCTTTGATGTTCAGACCTCAG ATGCCAGTTGTTCCTTTACAAAGACCTGATGAGTTGCACATCCCCAGCCCTTCATGGATGCAGACTAGCTCGGGTTATGAAGACATGTATGATGAGCAAGGAGTTCCAACTATGATCACATGGAGCTATGGTGGCAAGGAAGTTGCTGTCGAGGGGTCATGGGATGATTGGAAATCAAG GAAGCCCTTGCAGAAATCAGGGAAAGACTTCACCATCATGAAAGTACTTCCTTCAGGAGTTTATCAATACAGGTTTCTTGTAGATGGACAAAGGAGGTACTCCCCTGATCAGCCATGGGAGCAAGATGATTCAGGAAATGCTTACAACATCTTAGACTTACAG GATTATGTTCCAGAAGATATAGATAGCATTTCTGGATTTGAGCCACCTCAATCACCCGATTCGAGCTACAACAATTTGCAACTTGGTCAAGAAGACTTTGCAAAGGAACCGCCAATGGTTCCTCCACATCTGAATTTGACTTTGCTTAATGCTCCATCGCCTCAGATGGAGATTCCACCTCCTTACTCAAGGCCGCAGCATGTGGTGCTAAATCATCTCTACATGCACAGAGACAGGAGCCGCCCATCTGTTGTGGCACTTGGTTCCACCAATCGGTTCCTTTCCAAATATGTGACGGTGGTGCTCTACAAGTCCATACAGAGGTAA
- the LOC105175231 gene encoding nuclear transcription factor Y subunit B-6 → MCVCVCIYMCMDGWMSKHKCRLPVNAPAVLPNCEALFPTGECLSLVHNAFSPRGSLLFLFSVFYFFGSINLDTCHLIPLQLSVSFKQGKKTTLTLCVVRERDMELGGNNGGFHGYRRLPRTTSDMKAPDISMGLPPPQTNHHPAATNAANAITEDTECVVREQDRFMPIANVIRIMRKILPPHAKISDDAKETIQECVSEYISFITSEANDRCQREQRKTITAEDVLWAMSKLGFDDYIEPLTVYLHRYREFDGGDRGSLRGEPLVKRVVDHGSLGYHGFPPAAFHHMAHHHGFYGAAAPMTFFKDAANAGPSQAPVACIEPFPQCKEQL, encoded by the exons atgtgtgtgtgtgtgtgtatatatatgtgtatggatggatggatgagCAAACATAAATGTCGTCTGCCGGTCAATGCTCCCGCAGTGCTGCCCAACTGTGAAGCCTTATTTCCCACCGGCGAATGCCTTTCTCTCGTTCACAACGCCTTCTCGCCACGTGGTTccttgctttttcttttttctgttttttatttctttggcTCTATAAATTTGGACACTTGCCATTTAATCCCTCTCCAACTTTCGGTTTCATttaaacaaggaaaaaaaaccaCCCTCACTCTGTGTGTTGTGCGTGAGAGAGATATGGAACTGGGAGGGAACAATGGAGGCTTCCATGGCTACCGCAGGCTCCCACGAACAACCTCTG ATATGAAAGCACCAGACATTAGCATGGGACTGCCGCCTCCTCAAACAAACCACCACCCTGCCGCCACTAATGCTGCTAACGCAATCACTGAGGACACTGAATGTGTTGTCCGCGAGCAAGACCGCTTTATGCCAATTGCAAATGTTATCAGAATCATGCGCAAAATCCTGCCACCGCATGCCAAAATATCAGACGATGCCAAGGAGACAATCCAAGAATGTGTCTCAGAGTATATCAGCTTCATCACCAGCGAGGCCAATGACCGATGCCAGCGTGAGCAGAGGAAGACTATCACCGCAGAGGATGTGCTGTGGGCAATGAGCAAGCTTGGCTTTGATGATTACATTGAGCCACTCACTGTGTACCTGCACCGATATCGTGAGTTTGATGGTGGTGACCGGGGCTCATTGAGGGGGGAACCACTGGTGAAGAGGGTGGTTGATCATGGCTCTCTGGGTTACCATGGCTTTCCTCCAGCGGCTTTTCATCACATGGCTCATCATCATGGGTTCTATGGAGCTGCGGCACCAATGACTTTCTTCAAGGATGCAGCTAATGCTGGTCCCTCACAAGCTCCAGTAGCATGCATTGAACCATTTCCGCAGTGCAAGGAGCAGTTGTAA
- the LOC105175232 gene encoding uncharacterized protein LOC105175232 translates to MSSFLRRIDFVKMVFMVFIVLVFLGSPAIATGKLDLLAELYGREDMVKWAGYGDEKLSTVLIDGKLLCHGSGGKDEAHPVSGATVGVFCGARGKAKQAWSKGSTDSYGEFVIDVPSHLHAIPNLEKICHVKVVHLPRSSPCRQPCIGKHKWMMKLTSVGDGTRTYTTNNIRLMMPPQKHT, encoded by the exons ATGAGCTCTTTTCTGAGACGCATCGATTTCGTGAAGATGGTTTTCATGGTATTCATCGTCTTGGTTTTCCTGGGAAGTCCAGCTATCGCCACGGGAAAATTAGACTTGTTGGCTGAATTATACGGCAGGGAAGACATGGTTAAGTGGGCTGGTTACGGAGACGAGAAGCTCTCCACCGTTCTGATCGATGGCAAACTTCTCTGCCATGGCTCTGGTGGAAAAGATGAGGCACATCCCGTCTCAG GAGCAACGGTGGGCGTCTTCTGTGGTGCACGGGGGAAGGCGAAGCAAGCATGGAGCAAAGGGAGCACAGACAGTTACGGGGAGTTCGTAATTGATGTTCCTTCACATCTCCATGCAATCCCAAACTTAGAAAAGATATGTCATGTTAAAGTAGTTCATCTACCAAGAAGCAGTCCCTGCCGACAACCTTGTATAGGAAAGCACAAATGGATGATGAAACTGACCTCTGTAGGTGACGGCACCCGCACTTACACTACCAACAACATAAGATTGATGATGCCTCCTCAGAAGCACACATGA
- the LOC105175230 gene encoding tRNA (guanine(9)-N1)-methyltransferase yields MICWCRTSVSSFRVIVCENWKRFLRRRSSLQRRVKFSLPAAHLTVKPIIRTNFLQFEIAMESLQNDENAPAATQTMSKNAQKRLLKQQRDEAKKAEKKAQMKEHKKREVERKRKEWQERLASVGEEEKEKLIEERKELRKERMEKRTEERGKKIERLQEARINGQNIVIDLEFSHLMSTNELHSLVQQIMYCYAINGRCALPAHLWLTGCQGEMQNQLLRIPGYDKWVIEKEDVSYIEAFQDQKEKLVYLTADSETILDELDPKAVYIIGGLVDRNRWKGITMKKAKEQGIKTAKLPIGAYLKMSSSQVLTVNHVVEILLKFLETKDWKDSFFQVIPQRKRCEAGSEDNTEEVLSEGFLEEGDEIMPERQEGAEADNGNDKDVQKIGKLEEEDCVLIDDQKAKRQCIEA; encoded by the exons ATGATTTGCTGGTGCCGCACTTCTGTGTCGTCCTTTAGGGTGATTGTCTGCGAGAACTGGAAACGTTTTTTACGGCGCCGTTCCTCGTTGCAGCGTCGGGTGAAATTCTCTCTTCCGGCAGCCCATCTCACCGTAAAACCCATCATTCGGAcaaattttctccaatttgAGATAGCAATGGAGTCCCTGCAAAATGACGAGAACGCCCCCGCCGCCACCCAAACCATGTCGAAGAACGCCCAGAAGCGGCTGCTCAAGCAGCAGCGGGACGAGGCGAAGAAAGCGGAGAAAAAGGCTCAGATGAAGGAGCACAAGAAGAGGGAGGTCGAGCGCAAACGGAAGGAATGGCAGGAGAGATTGGCGAGCGTGGGCGAGGAGGAGAAGGAAAAGCTGATTGAGGAGAGGAAAGAGCTGAGGAAAGAGCGCATGGAAAAACGTACGGAGGAAAGGGGAAAGAAAATCGAGAGGCTGCAAGAAGCGAGGATTAATGGCCAGAATATTGTTATTGATCTTGAGTTTTCTCATCTCATGAGCACTAATGAACTGCATAGCCTCGTTCAACAG ATTATGTATTGCTATGCAATAAATGGAAGATGTGCCTTGCCGGCCCATCTTTGGCTAACAGGTTGTCAGGGAGAAATGCAAAATCAGCTTCTGCGGATCCCAGGATATGATAAGTGGGTAATCGAGAAGGAGGATGTGTCCTATATAGAAGCTTTTCAAGATCAGAAAGAAAAGTTGGTGTATCTCACAGCTGATTCTGAAACCATTCTGGATGAACTTGATCCAAAAGCAGTATATATCATTGGTGGTTTAGTGGATAGGAACCGCTGGAAAGGCATTACTATGAAGAAAGCAAAAGAGCAAGGGATCAAAACTGCCAAGCTGCCGATAGGAGCTTACCTGAAGATGTCTAGCTCTCAG GTCCTTACCGTTAATCATGTTGTCGAGATACTTCTCAAGTTCTTGGAAACAAAAGACTGGAAGGATTCATTTTTTCAGGTGATTCCTCAAAGGAAAAGATGTGAAGCTGGCTCCGAGGACAACACAGAAGAGGTTTTGTCAGAAGGCTTTTTGGAAGAGGGAGATGAGATAATGCCTGAAAGACAAGAAGGGGCAGAGGCAGATAACGGAAATGATAAAGATGTTCAAAAGATAGGAAAGCTAGAAGAGGAAGACTGTGTACTTATAGATGATCAAAAGGCAAAAAGGCAGTGCATTGAAGCATAG